From one Macadamia integrifolia cultivar HAES 741 unplaced genomic scaffold, SCU_Mint_v3 scaffold1135, whole genome shotgun sequence genomic stretch:
- the LOC122062900 gene encoding transcription factor MYB93-like, producing MMGRSPCCDVSGLKKGPWTPEEDEKLMDYIQKHGHGSWRALPKLAGLNRCGKSCRLRWTNYLRPDIKRGKFSEDEERTIIQLHSVLGNKWSAISTHLPGRTDNEIKNFWNTHLRKKLLQMGIDPITHRPRTDLTFLSDLPHLLAAANLLNQMNPLDSSLGLQVDAADQLAKIKVLNLLQLISSSSSETPNMEAVNLLGLNRLRDYALNEFVQSNTQFQRLLNNPHGLAANPTQMQSSFLDFGIPQSTSFNSSYATPTTANPCPASVSASPESTIVNQMDSKIIHPNEISAPSSSSTTFDALGDFNLDDETSDFYWRELINQSSSLSWPITS from the exons ATGATGGGGAGGTCACCTTGTTGCGACGTCTCTGGTTTGAAGAAGGGTCCATGGACGCCCGAGGAAGATGAGAAGCTCATGGATTATATTCAGAAACATGGCCATGGAAGCTGGAGAGCACTCCCTAAGCTTGCAGGATTGAATAGATGTGGAAAGAGTTGCAGGTTAAGATGGACTAATTATCTCAGGCCAGATATCAAGAGGGGAAAATTCTCTGAGGATGAGGAGAGAACTATAATCCAACTTCACTCCGTTCTTGGAAACAA GTGGTCAGCAATCTCTACCCATCTCCCAGGAAGAACTGATAATGAGATCAAGAACTTCTGGAATACCCATCTAAGGAAAAAACTCCTCCAAATGGGTATTGATCCCATAACCCATAGACCTAGAACTGATCTAACTTTCCTCTCAGACCTCCCTCATTTGCTAGCCGCTGCAAATCTCCTCAATCAAATGAATCCTTTGGATAGTTCTCTCGGGCTACAGGTAGATGCTGCAGATCAGTTAGCCAAAATCAAAGTGTTGAATCTACTTCAACttattagtagtagtagtagtgaAACTCCAAATATGGAAGCAGTTAATCTCTTGGGTTTGAATCGCCTCCGGGACTACGCCCTCAATGAATTTGTCCAATCGAACACCCAATTCCAAAGACTTCTTAACAACCCTCATGGCCTTGCCGCTAACCCTACTCAAATGCAATCTagttttctagattttggaatCCCACAATCAACCAGCTTTAACAGTTCATATGCCACTCCTACTACTGCAAATCCTTGTCCTGCATCAGTTTCAGCCTCTCCAGAGTCTACCATTGTCAACCAAATGGACAGCAAGATCATTCATCCCAATGAAATCTCAGCTCCCTCATCCTCCTCAACCACCTTTGATGCTTTGGGAGATTTCAATCTAGACGATGAAACCAGTGACTTTTACTGGAGAGAATTAATCAA CCAATCATCTAGCCTATCTTGGCCAATCACATCGTAG